Proteins encoded in a region of the Larimichthys crocea isolate SSNF chromosome XVI, L_crocea_2.0, whole genome shotgun sequence genome:
- the LOC104928983 gene encoding ADP-ribosylation factor-like protein 4D, giving the protein MGNQLTDMAPNTPSFLPNFQSLHVVVIGLDSAGKTSLLYRLKLKEFVKTIPTKGFNTEKIKVPVGASRTINFQVWDVGGQEKLRPLWKSYTRRTDGMVFVVDSTELERMEEAKVELHKITRTSENQGVPVLILANKQDLDSALSVSEVEKLLSVHELSMYTLHHVQSCSAVDGQGLQPGLERLYEMILKRKKMVKHNRNRKR; this is encoded by the coding sequence ATGGGGAACCAGCTGACTGATATGGCTCCAAACACGCCGTCGTTCCTGCCAAACTTCCAGTCCCTGCACGTGGTGGTTATCGGGCTGGACTCGGCCGGTAAAACGTCCCTGCTCTACAGGCTCAAGCTGAAGGAGTTTGTGAAAACCATCCCCACCAAGGGCTTCAACACAGAGAAGATCAAGGTGCCCGTTGGGGCGTCTCGGACCATAAACTTCCAGGTGTGGGATGTGGGCGGCCAGGAGAAGCTGCGCCCACTGTGGAAGTCTTACACCCGGCGGACAGATGGGATGGTGTTTGTGGTGGACTCCACTGAGCTGGAGCGTATGGAGGAGGCCAAAGTGGAGCTCCACAAAATCACCCGCACCTCGGAGAACCAGGGCGTCCCCGTGCTCATCCTCGCCAACAAGCAGGACCTGGATTCAGCGCTGTCCGTCAGCGAGGTGGAGAAGCTGCTCTCCGTCCACGAACTGAGCATGTACACGCTGCATCACGTGCAAAGCTGCAGCGCCGTGGACGGTCAGGGACTCCAGCCGGGCCTGGAGAGACTTTACGAGATGATCctcaagaggaagaagatggtGAAGCACAACAGGAACAGAAAGAGATGA
- the LOC104928984 gene encoding transmembrane protein 106B-like, which produces MVTPGRHSKPAEGLTGGEEGAKTLRQFPPYGSMNRHSSGDSCPTCRGTGRIPRGQEDQLVAVIPCNDVRLKPRRTKLTVCVSMGLCLFVCCLILFFLFPRSVTLTPVSVQSVMVYFSPNKVQMEVTNLMNITNNNFASVTVVDLTIQSLVSDIVVGKTRISNLTTLHARTQKSYTFTIDLPITDDGLNFYCKSSTIKIHTLFLELQMTMNISYLSHVEQVSLDTFEYVDCGRNSTIPHPVR; this is translated from the exons ATGGTGACACCGGGGAGACACAGCAAGCCCGCAGAGGGTCTGACAGGCGGGGAGGAGGGTGCGAAAACTCTGCGGCAGTTTCCTCCGTACGGCTCCATGAACCGACACTCCTCTGGAGACAGCTGCCCCACATGTCGAGGCACCGGGCGGATTCCCAGAG GCCAGGAAGACCAGCTGGTGGCTGTAATACCGTGTAATGATGTGAGGCTGAAACCCAGACGCAC gaagctgactgtgtgtgtctccatgggTTTATGCCTTTTTGTATGCTGCCtgatcctcttcttcctcttccctcgGAGTGTAACCCTGACGCCTGTGTCCGTGCAGTCAGTCATGGTGTACTTCAGTCCAAATAAAGTTCAGATGGAGGTCACG AATCTCATGAATATCACCAACAACAACTTTGCATCAGTTACGGTTGTCGACTTAACCATCCAGAGTTTGGTCTCTGACATCGTCGTTGGTAAAACCAGGATATCTAATCTGACCACCCTCCATGCCCGCACACAGAAATCG TACACCTTTACAATTGACCTGCCAATCACTGATGACGGCTTAAA TTTTTACTGCAAGTCGAGCACTATCAAGATTCACACTCTGTTTCTGGAGCTGCA AATGACGATGAACATATCTTACCTCTCTCACGTGGAGCAGGTGTCTCTGGACACCTTCGAATACGTCGACTGTGGCAGGAATTCGACGATCCCGCATCCTGTGAGATGA
- the nbr1a gene encoding NBR1 autophagy cargo receptor a isoform X1, which yields MGLPVTIKVNFRGNVKRFLAQDLDKLEWESVEAWIKASFGINHFQVKYFDEDNEEICINSQDEYEEAIKSAEKQGNQLHMNVYKMKGQACGGPLKTEVKELKGDLRPAPPYPSRVKTVDKGTQVTPEREAVTVKDTKGSKPEDEPPPMWFRSYMEKFKDEVVKEVVERMCSDFSGQCCTHKTSDVPHEAIGASGGPIGPRPGPSTSNGSLGYTPNCSSCNKLTSEGAYKCSVCPSCILCEMCRHSHDPSHNLVRTKTPLSIPEHGMSGELRFPRRGDRTVRKAERQRLKAERRQLRAEVKEIKKKLRLEKRGLQWSGPSTSGRANLTNMTSASTQVPALPPPAASETASGPAPAQGPIPAPVPDPQASSPEGPGVSHTSLVPTMAALFLDENLPDGTRLEPGTKFIKYWKMRNSGTISWTSETKLVFMWGNLGLASEEKREVPVPLLLPGQVGVVSVAFVAPMMEGTYTSHWRLAHCGCQFGPRVWCSIVVEHGDGRNALGQQSKRLKEELRPVEKEKEKEVRSKDGGPGLSVDLNHEDYYFPSVDLLTAQDLLSFELLDINIVQELEKVPNNTPVDLTPCISPLPHDAPVLEKAVTSQLKEDTEVTGVRKLFGVKLRQQRELLEPVNQEDDREEEISGAQFLCETVIRSLTLEEAPDHRPLRRAQHGSHKPQVVSRGPSFCFERATETEKIETVQEANEEICAIRLESSALPPNTGLNQITREEETKPVLLLVPVNENLHLSSHHDNEDEEVMVLADMQNMRDTHEEKEEGGTRGEDWEEVSSQTSSVSSCDDYIIVLPDCFDTSRPLGESMYSSAMSQPDTAAAAAAALTSDDPDDVQQQEKEDEEEEEDEEEEEDEEDSEAGRVAPLRERQEWTEEVNTEDSPVSTWPPLVPSIHSSVNQMLCASQTLDAVTLTPEVVPPPVLPDPLLPPPALYSPRSEALYLAEDPSPPACGPYEPPQPRVHLNVSSGLSRSAGSASSAFETYNPRPSNALQPRGQGGITEGLVKGALSVAASAYKALFTGPNCSIQRGIDPATRQDPSMMAMLLEMGFRDQRLNQRLLRKHGYSLLHTVNELVQMAEDSQNKAVNTQH from the exons ATGGGGCTGCCCGTGACCATTAAAGTCAACTTCAGGGGCAACGTGAAGAGGTTTCTGGCTCAGGACCTGGACAAGCTGGAGTGGGAGTCCGTGGAAGCCTGG ATTAAAGCGTCTTTTGGGATCAACCACTTCCAAGTGAAATACTTTGATGAGGATAATGAAGAG atttgCATAAACAGTCAAG ATGAATACGAAGAAGCCATCAAG AGCGCCGAGAAGCAGGGGAACCAGTTGCACATGAACGTGTACAAGATGAAAGGGCAGGCCTGCGGAGGCCCGCTGAAGACGGAGGTGAAGGAGCTGAAGGGAGACCTCCGGCCTGCTCCTCCTTATCCATCCAGGGTGAAAACAGTGGACAAGGGCACGCAGGTCACCCCGGAGCGGGAAGCT GTCACAGTAAAGGACACCAAGGGGAGCAAACCAGAAGATGAGCCACCACCCATGTGGTTCAGATCATACATGGAGAAG TTTAAAGATGAGGTCGTGAAAGAGGTGGTGGAGCGGATGTGCAGTGACTTTTCTGGCCAGTGTTGTACCCACAAAACATCTGATGTGCCCCATGAGGCCATTGGGGCCAGTGGCGGTCCTATAGGGCCCAGGCCGGGACCGTCCACCTCGAATGGATCACTTGGCTACACCccaaactgcagcagctgcaaCAAACTCACCTCTGAAGGGGCCTACAAGTGCAG CGTGTGCCCGTCCTGCATCCTGTGTGAGATGTGCAGACATAGCCATGACCCCAGCCACAACCTCGTGAGAACCAAGacccctctctccatccctgaGCATGGAATGTCGGGAGAGTTGAG GTTCCCAAGGCGAGGAGACAGGACAGTGCGCAAGGCCGAGCGACAGCGCCTCAAAGCTGAAAGGAGGCAGCTCAGAGCTGAAGTCAAGGAAATCAAGAAGAAACTGAGACTGGAGAAGAGGGGGCTGCAGTGGAGTGGGCCCTCTACCTCAGGCAGAGCCAACCTGACAAACATGACGTCCGCGTCAACCCAGGTCCCAGCCCTGCCCCCCCCTGCTGCCTCAGAAACAGCCTCAGGTCCAGCCCCAGCCCAAGGTCCCATCCCTGCCCCGGTCCCTGATCCCCAGGCCTCCAGTCCAGA GGGTCCCGGGGTCTCGCACACGTCCTTGGTGCCCACTATGGCTGCCTTGTTTCTGGATGAAAATCTGCCGGACGGCACCCGTCTGGAGCCTGGTACCAAGTTCATCAAATACTGGAAGATGAGGAACTCGGGGACTATCAGCTGGACCTCAGAGACCAAG CTAGTGTTCATGTGGGGGAACCTCGGCCTGGCctcagaggagaagagggaggtgCCGGTCCCTTTGCTGCTGCCGGGACAGGTGGGAGTGGTCAGTGTGGCCTTTGTCGCTCCCATGATGGAGGGGACGTACACCTCCCACTGGCGGCTGGCGCACTGCGGGTGTCAGTTTGGCCCGCGGGTCTGGTGCAGCATCGTGGTCGAACACGGCGACGGCCGCAACGCGCTCGGGCAACAGAGCAAACGACTG AAGGAGGAGTTGAGGCcagtggagaaggagaaggagaaggaggtaAGGTCCAAGGACGGCGGGCCCGGCTTGTCTGTAGACCTGAACCATGAAGACTACTACTTCCCCTCAGTTGACCTGCTGACTGCACAG gatTTACTGTCATTTGAGTTGCTGGATATAAATATTGTGCAAGAGTTGGAGAAGGTTCCTAACAACACTCCTGTGG aTTTGACACCCTGCATATCCCCTCTGCCCCATGATGCACCAGTGTTGGAGAAGGCCGTGACTTCACAGTTAAAGGAGGACACAGAGGTCACAGGGGTCAGAAAACTGTTTG GGGTGAAGCTGAGGCAGCAGAGGGAGCTGCTGGAGCCCGTGAACCAGGAGGACGACCGGGAGGAGGAGATCAGCGGAGCCCAGTTCCTCTGTGAGACCGTCATCCGCTCCCTCACCTTGGAGGAAGCCCCTGATCACAGACCCCTGCGCAGAGCCCAGCACGGCAGCCACAAACCACAGG TTGTTTCTCGGGGTCCCAGCTTTTGCTTTGAGAGAGCTACAGAGACTGAGAAGATCGAGACGGTGCAAGAAGCAAATGAGGAGATCTGTGCCATCAGACTCGAGAGTTCAGCTCTGCCTCCCAACACAGGACTCAACCAGATCACCCGGGAAGAGGAGACGAAGCCAG ttCTTCTGCTGGTACCAGTGAATGAAAACCTGCATCTCAGCTCACATCATGACAACGAGGACGAAGAGGTCATGGTCTTAGCTGACATGCAAAACATGAGAGACACTCacgaagagaaagaggagggtggAACCAGAGGAGAAGACTGGGAGGAG GTCAGCAGCCAGACCTCCTCGGTCTCCTCCTGCGACGATTACATTATCGTCCTCCCCGACTGCTTCGACACCAGCCGGCCTCTGGGTGAGTCCATGTACAGCTCCGCCATGTCGCAGCCCGacacggctgctgctgctgctgctgctttgaccTCAGACGATCCGGACGACGTACAGCAGCAagagaaggaggatgaggaggaggaggaggatgaggaggaggaggaagatgaggaggactCTGAAGCCGGCAGGGTGGCACCtctgagagagaggcaggagtgGACGGAGGAGGTCAATACCGAGGATTCACCTGTGAGCACGTGGCCTCCACTCGTCCCCTCCATCCACAGCAGCGTGAACCAGATGCTGTGCGCCTCCCAAACTCTGGACGCTGTGACGCTCACCCCCGAAGTGGTGCCACCGCCGGTGCTGCCCGACCCCCTGCTGCCTCCACCGGCCCTCTACTCACCCAG gtctgAGGCACTGTACCTGGCTGAGGACCCGAGTCCTCCGGCCTGTGGACCATACGAGCCCCCCCAACCGAGGGTCCACCTAAATG TATCATCTGGTCTGTCAAGATCAGCCGGCTCAGCATCCAGTGCCTTTGAGACATACAACCCCAGACCCAGCAACGCTTTGCAGCCAAG GGGCCAAGGAGGCATCACGGAGGGACTCGTCAAGGGAGCCCTTTCTGTGGCGGCGTCCGCTTATAAAGCTCTCTTCACTGGACCAAACTGTTCAATACAG CGAGGCATCGACCCAGCCACCAGACAGGACCCCTCCATGATGGCGATGCTGCTGGAAATGGGCTTCAGAGACCAGCGGCTCAACCAGCGGCTGCTGAGGAAGCACGGCTACAGCCTGCTGCACACCGTCAACGAGCTGGTGCAGATGGCCGAGGACAGCCAGAACAAGGCTGTCAACACTCAGCActga
- the nbr1a gene encoding NBR1 autophagy cargo receptor a isoform X2, with the protein MGLPVTIKVNFRGNVKRFLAQDLDKLEWESVEAWIKASFGINHFQVKYFDEDNEEICINSQDEYEEAIKSAEKQGNQLHMNVYKMKGQACGGPLKTEVKELKGDLRPAPPYPSRVKTVDKGTQVTPEREAVTVKDTKGSKPEDEPPPMWFRSYMEKFKDEVVKEVVERMCSDFSGQCCTHKTSDVPHEAIGASGGPIGPRPGPSTSNGSLGYTPNCSSCNKLTSEGAYKCSVCPSCILCEMCRHSHDPSHNLVRTKTPLSIPEHGMSGELRFPRRGDRTVRKAERQRLKAERRQLRAEVKEIKKKLRLEKRGLQWSGPSTSGRANLTNMTSASTQVPALPPPAASETASGPAPAQGPIPAPVPDPQASSPEGPGVSHTSLVPTMAALFLDENLPDGTRLEPGTKFIKYWKMRNSGTISWTSETKLVFMWGNLGLASEEKREVPVPLLLPGQVGVVSVAFVAPMMEGTYTSHWRLAHCGCQFGPRVWCSIVVEHGDGRNALGQQSKRLKEELRPVEKEKEKEVRSKDGGPGLSVDLNHEDYYFPSVDLLTAQDLLSFELLDINIVQELEKVPNNTPVDLTPCISPLPHDAPVLEKAVTSQLKEDTEVTGVRKLFGVKLRQQRELLEPVNQEDDREEEISGAQFLCETVIRSLTLEEAPDHRPLRRAQHGSHKPQVVSRGPSFCFERATETEKIETVQEANEEICAIRLESSALPPNTGLNQITREEETKPVLLLVPVNENLHLSSHHDNEDEEVMVLADMQNMRDTHEEKEEGGTRGEDWEEVSSQTSSVSSCDDYIIVLPDCFDTSRPLGESMYSSAMSQPDTAAAAAAALTSDDPDDVQQQEKEDEEEEEDEEEEEDEEDSEAGRVAPLRERQEWTEEVNTEDSPVSTWPPLVPSIHSSVNQMLCASQTLDAVTLTPEVVPPPVLPDPLLPPPALYSPRSEALYLAEDPSPPACGPYEPPQPRVHLNVSSGLSRSAGSASSAFETYNPRPSNALQPRRHHGGTRQGSPFCGGVRL; encoded by the exons ATGGGGCTGCCCGTGACCATTAAAGTCAACTTCAGGGGCAACGTGAAGAGGTTTCTGGCTCAGGACCTGGACAAGCTGGAGTGGGAGTCCGTGGAAGCCTGG ATTAAAGCGTCTTTTGGGATCAACCACTTCCAAGTGAAATACTTTGATGAGGATAATGAAGAG atttgCATAAACAGTCAAG ATGAATACGAAGAAGCCATCAAG AGCGCCGAGAAGCAGGGGAACCAGTTGCACATGAACGTGTACAAGATGAAAGGGCAGGCCTGCGGAGGCCCGCTGAAGACGGAGGTGAAGGAGCTGAAGGGAGACCTCCGGCCTGCTCCTCCTTATCCATCCAGGGTGAAAACAGTGGACAAGGGCACGCAGGTCACCCCGGAGCGGGAAGCT GTCACAGTAAAGGACACCAAGGGGAGCAAACCAGAAGATGAGCCACCACCCATGTGGTTCAGATCATACATGGAGAAG TTTAAAGATGAGGTCGTGAAAGAGGTGGTGGAGCGGATGTGCAGTGACTTTTCTGGCCAGTGTTGTACCCACAAAACATCTGATGTGCCCCATGAGGCCATTGGGGCCAGTGGCGGTCCTATAGGGCCCAGGCCGGGACCGTCCACCTCGAATGGATCACTTGGCTACACCccaaactgcagcagctgcaaCAAACTCACCTCTGAAGGGGCCTACAAGTGCAG CGTGTGCCCGTCCTGCATCCTGTGTGAGATGTGCAGACATAGCCATGACCCCAGCCACAACCTCGTGAGAACCAAGacccctctctccatccctgaGCATGGAATGTCGGGAGAGTTGAG GTTCCCAAGGCGAGGAGACAGGACAGTGCGCAAGGCCGAGCGACAGCGCCTCAAAGCTGAAAGGAGGCAGCTCAGAGCTGAAGTCAAGGAAATCAAGAAGAAACTGAGACTGGAGAAGAGGGGGCTGCAGTGGAGTGGGCCCTCTACCTCAGGCAGAGCCAACCTGACAAACATGACGTCCGCGTCAACCCAGGTCCCAGCCCTGCCCCCCCCTGCTGCCTCAGAAACAGCCTCAGGTCCAGCCCCAGCCCAAGGTCCCATCCCTGCCCCGGTCCCTGATCCCCAGGCCTCCAGTCCAGA GGGTCCCGGGGTCTCGCACACGTCCTTGGTGCCCACTATGGCTGCCTTGTTTCTGGATGAAAATCTGCCGGACGGCACCCGTCTGGAGCCTGGTACCAAGTTCATCAAATACTGGAAGATGAGGAACTCGGGGACTATCAGCTGGACCTCAGAGACCAAG CTAGTGTTCATGTGGGGGAACCTCGGCCTGGCctcagaggagaagagggaggtgCCGGTCCCTTTGCTGCTGCCGGGACAGGTGGGAGTGGTCAGTGTGGCCTTTGTCGCTCCCATGATGGAGGGGACGTACACCTCCCACTGGCGGCTGGCGCACTGCGGGTGTCAGTTTGGCCCGCGGGTCTGGTGCAGCATCGTGGTCGAACACGGCGACGGCCGCAACGCGCTCGGGCAACAGAGCAAACGACTG AAGGAGGAGTTGAGGCcagtggagaaggagaaggagaaggaggtaAGGTCCAAGGACGGCGGGCCCGGCTTGTCTGTAGACCTGAACCATGAAGACTACTACTTCCCCTCAGTTGACCTGCTGACTGCACAG gatTTACTGTCATTTGAGTTGCTGGATATAAATATTGTGCAAGAGTTGGAGAAGGTTCCTAACAACACTCCTGTGG aTTTGACACCCTGCATATCCCCTCTGCCCCATGATGCACCAGTGTTGGAGAAGGCCGTGACTTCACAGTTAAAGGAGGACACAGAGGTCACAGGGGTCAGAAAACTGTTTG GGGTGAAGCTGAGGCAGCAGAGGGAGCTGCTGGAGCCCGTGAACCAGGAGGACGACCGGGAGGAGGAGATCAGCGGAGCCCAGTTCCTCTGTGAGACCGTCATCCGCTCCCTCACCTTGGAGGAAGCCCCTGATCACAGACCCCTGCGCAGAGCCCAGCACGGCAGCCACAAACCACAGG TTGTTTCTCGGGGTCCCAGCTTTTGCTTTGAGAGAGCTACAGAGACTGAGAAGATCGAGACGGTGCAAGAAGCAAATGAGGAGATCTGTGCCATCAGACTCGAGAGTTCAGCTCTGCCTCCCAACACAGGACTCAACCAGATCACCCGGGAAGAGGAGACGAAGCCAG ttCTTCTGCTGGTACCAGTGAATGAAAACCTGCATCTCAGCTCACATCATGACAACGAGGACGAAGAGGTCATGGTCTTAGCTGACATGCAAAACATGAGAGACACTCacgaagagaaagaggagggtggAACCAGAGGAGAAGACTGGGAGGAG GTCAGCAGCCAGACCTCCTCGGTCTCCTCCTGCGACGATTACATTATCGTCCTCCCCGACTGCTTCGACACCAGCCGGCCTCTGGGTGAGTCCATGTACAGCTCCGCCATGTCGCAGCCCGacacggctgctgctgctgctgctgctttgaccTCAGACGATCCGGACGACGTACAGCAGCAagagaaggaggatgaggaggaggaggaggatgaggaggaggaggaagatgaggaggactCTGAAGCCGGCAGGGTGGCACCtctgagagagaggcaggagtgGACGGAGGAGGTCAATACCGAGGATTCACCTGTGAGCACGTGGCCTCCACTCGTCCCCTCCATCCACAGCAGCGTGAACCAGATGCTGTGCGCCTCCCAAACTCTGGACGCTGTGACGCTCACCCCCGAAGTGGTGCCACCGCCGGTGCTGCCCGACCCCCTGCTGCCTCCACCGGCCCTCTACTCACCCAG gtctgAGGCACTGTACCTGGCTGAGGACCCGAGTCCTCCGGCCTGTGGACCATACGAGCCCCCCCAACCGAGGGTCCACCTAAATG TATCATCTGGTCTGTCAAGATCAGCCGGCTCAGCATCCAGTGCCTTTGAGACATACAACCCCAGACCCAGCAACGCTTTGCAGCCAAG GAGGCATCACGGAGGGACTCGTCAAGGGAGCCCTTTCTGTGGCGGCGTCCGCTTATAA